One Pullulanibacillus sp. KACC 23026 DNA segment encodes these proteins:
- a CDS encoding lysophospholipid acyltransferase family protein gives MLYKLGRLIVFIVFKLLYRFKVTGHENLDRIPENQGVLLCSNHISNFDPPLVGVATTRTLSFMAKSELFEVPVLGALIKRLNAFPVKRGSSDRQALKTAIEILNNGKTLIMFPEGHRSKNGQLKEGLAGVGFLALRTEAAIVPVAIKGGYHLFRPTQVIFGQPIDFTELKANKGKPQEATAIIMSHIGQLLEEKSVS, from the coding sequence ATGCTTTACAAGTTAGGGCGTTTGATCGTCTTTATAGTATTTAAACTATTATACCGGTTTAAAGTAACAGGCCATGAGAACTTAGATCGTATTCCAGAGAATCAAGGCGTTTTACTTTGCTCGAACCACATTAGTAATTTCGATCCGCCGCTGGTTGGGGTGGCTACAACAAGAACGCTGAGTTTTATGGCAAAATCCGAATTGTTTGAAGTTCCTGTGCTTGGCGCGCTAATCAAACGGCTCAATGCCTTTCCTGTCAAAAGAGGGAGCAGTGATCGGCAAGCTTTAAAGACGGCGATTGAGATTTTAAACAATGGAAAGACGCTGATTATGTTCCCGGAAGGTCATCGCAGCAAAAACGGCCAGCTTAAAGAGGGGCTTGCTGGTGTCGGCTTTTTAGCCTTGCGGACAGAAGCAGCGATTGTCCCTGTCGCGATCAAAGGAGGCTATCATCTTTTTCGTCCCACACAGGTGATATTTGGCCAACCCATTGATTTCACGGAATTAAAGGCTAACAAGGGAAAACCTCAGGAAGCAACAGCCATTATCATGAGCCATATTGGCCAGCTTTTAGAAGAAAAATCCGTTTCCTGA